The nucleotide window AGGGCGTGCGGGGAGCGGGTGGCGCACCGTGTGACCTGCCCGGACATACACCGGGGCGCCATTGTCAGTGGTCGGGTGCAGACTTGCCTCTGTCTGAGACAACGGCGTCCCGGAGGTGTTCCGGCATGACTGACGTACTCCTCGCGGTGGGCACCCGCAAGGGGCTCTTCCTCGGCCGTCGACGGCACGGCAGCTGGGAGCTGAGCGCACCGCATTTCCCCGCCCAGGCGGTGTACTCCCTCGGCATCGACACCCGGCGTGCGACGCCCCGGCTGCTGGCCGGGGCCGACAGCGCCCACTGGGGCCCGTCGGTGTTCCACTCCGACGATCTGGGCGAGACCTGGCAGGAACCCGCCCGCCCCGCGGTGAAGTACCCGGAGTACACCGGGACTTCGCTGGAGCGGGTGTGGCAGCTGCATCCGGCCGGCCCCGCCGCCCCCGACGTGGTCTACGCGGGCACCGAGCCCGGCGGCCTGTTCCGCTCCGAGGACGGCGGCGAGACCTTCGACCTCGTCCGGGAGCTGTGGGACCACCCGAGCCGGGAGAAGTGGGTGCCGGGCGGCGGCGGGCTCGCCGTCCACACGGTGCTCACCGACCCGCGCGACGCCGACGCGGTCACCGTCGCCGTCTCGACCGCCGGGGTCTTCCGCACCCTCGACGGGGGCGCCAGCTGGACGCCGTCGAACAAGGGCGTGAAGGCGGTCTTCCTGCCGGATCAGCATCCGGAGTTCGGCCAGTGTGTCCACAAGATCGCACCGGACCCGGTCGACCGCGACCGGCTGTATCTGCAGAACCACTGGGGCGTCTACCGCA belongs to Streptomyces sp. NBC_01454 and includes:
- a CDS encoding WD40/YVTN/BNR-like repeat-containing protein — its product is MTDVLLAVGTRKGLFLGRRRHGSWELSAPHFPAQAVYSLGIDTRRATPRLLAGADSAHWGPSVFHSDDLGETWQEPARPAVKYPEYTGTSLERVWQLHPAGPAAPDVVYAGTEPGGLFRSEDGGETFDLVRELWDHPSREKWVPGGGGLAVHTVLTDPRDADAVTVAVSTAGVFRTLDGGASWTPSNKGVKAVFLPDQHPEFGQCVHKIAPDPVDRDRLYLQNHWGVYRSDDAGATWQDIGGGLPSDFGFAVAAHPHTGGVAYLFPITADIDRVPAGHHCRVYRTCDAGGSWEPLSDGLPQEDHYGTVLRDALCVDDSDPAGVYFGNRNGEVYASADDGDSWQQLASHLPDVLCVRAAAVA